The Prevotella sp. E9-3 genome has a window encoding:
- a CDS encoding lipocalin family protein: MKKLMFSLAAVIVVVFVSCGEKKAAVQSNQEELDEALEYMYRDSTIYGTCTDGSSMNTLQMLTDNGDTLTLSTLAAQESNCMFGQFANGDRMAVVANEKHTQALIVINLNTLLGDWVMPNPLDGTSYMGFTIKDGGIAESINQTSIVYKTWRINNGNLQMVSVREGGGDFVEDETYKFLYLSADSMSLQGTEEVFDYVRPVVEENYDGVIIDEEDENFEDMVI, encoded by the coding sequence ATGAAAAAGTTAATGTTTTCGTTAGCTGCTGTTATAGTTGTAGTTTTTGTATCTTGCGGTGAGAAGAAAGCTGCAGTACAGTCAAATCAGGAAGAGCTGGACGAAGCCCTGGAATACATGTATCGCGACTCTACAATCTATGGAACATGCACCGATGGTTCGTCTATGAACACCCTTCAGATGCTGACTGACAATGGCGATACGCTGACTCTCAGCACCCTGGCCGCTCAAGAAAGCAACTGCATGTTCGGGCAATTTGCCAATGGCGACCGAATGGCCGTTGTTGCCAACGAAAAGCATACTCAGGCACTTATTGTGATCAACCTGAATACGCTGCTGGGTGACTGGGTGATGCCTAATCCGCTTGACGGCACTTCCTACATGGGCTTCACCATCAAGGATGGCGGTATAGCCGAAAGCATCAACCAGACTTCAATCGTCTATAAAACATGGCGTATTAACAATGGAAACCTTCAGATGGTCAGTGTGCGCGAAGGCGGCGGCGACTTTGTGGAAGACGAGACCTACAAGTTCCTCTACCTTTCTGCCGACTCCATGTCGCTGCAAGGCACCGAAGAAGTATTCGACTATGTGCGCCCTGTAGTGGAGGAAAACTACGATGGCGTGATAATTGACGAAGAGGACGAAAATTTTGAAGATATGGTTATCTGA
- a CDS encoding valine--tRNA ligase, translating to MEIASKYDPKEVESKWYQYWLDNKLFASKPDGREPYTIVIPPPNVTGVLHMGHMLNNTIQDILVRRARMEGKNACWVPGTDHASIATEAKVVKKLAAQGIKKHDLTREEFLKHAWEWTDEHGGIILKQLRRLGASCDWDRTAFTMDEKRSKSVIKVFVDLYRKGYIYRGLRMVNWDPKALTALSDEEVVYKEEQSHLFNLKYYVEGLDSLENEEELKAEGNIIHKDSKGYYAVVATTRPETIMGDTAMCINPKDPKNQWLKGRKVIVPLVNRVIPVIEDRYVEIEFGTGCLKVTPAHDKNDNMLGKTHNLETIDIFNADGTISNQSTLYVGMDRFECRKQIAKDLQDAGLMEKIEDYTNKVGYSERNPDTAIEPRLSLQWFLKMQHFADIALPPVLNGEMHFYPQKYVNTYKNWLENIQDWCISRQLWWGHRIPAYYYDTEKFVVAETAEEALELARKESGNANLQMSDLKQDEDALDTWFSSWLWPVSLFDGINNPGNEEINYYYPTSDLVTGPDIIFFWVARMIMAGEEYLGKFPFKNVYFTGIVRDKLGRKMSKSLGNSPDPIDLIDKFGADGVRMGMMLSAPAGNDILFDEALCEQGRNFNNKIWNAFRLVKGWQVAEEPATTANKQAVKWMDAMLRKANAEMEDHFSKYRISDALMTVYKLFWDEFSSWYLEMVKPAYVDGKPQPIDSETYNATLRFFETLLKMLHPFMPFITEELWQALYDRKEGESIMRDCLKLSGLTAEDEQLIADIEQVKLVVSGVRTVRSSKNIAPKEKLQLQAIGSNRFEHYNDIVKKMANLSDITVVETKDATASAFMVGTDEFAVPLGTMINVEEEVKKMEAQIEHLEGFLNSVKKKLSNERFVQNAPEAVVALERKKQADAEEKIQTLRESIEALKK from the coding sequence ATGGAAATTGCAAGTAAATACGACCCGAAAGAGGTAGAAAGCAAATGGTATCAGTACTGGCTTGACAACAAGCTGTTTGCCAGCAAGCCAGATGGTAGAGAACCCTACACTATCGTTATCCCACCACCCAACGTAACTGGCGTGCTACACATGGGCCACATGCTCAACAACACTATTCAGGATATTCTAGTGCGCCGTGCACGAATGGAAGGCAAAAACGCATGCTGGGTGCCCGGTACCGACCACGCATCAATCGCCACAGAAGCAAAGGTGGTAAAGAAACTGGCTGCACAGGGAATTAAGAAACACGACCTGACACGTGAAGAATTCCTGAAGCATGCATGGGAATGGACCGACGAGCATGGCGGCATCATCCTCAAGCAGCTGCGCCGACTTGGAGCTTCGTGCGACTGGGACCGCACAGCCTTTACCATGGACGAGAAGCGTTCAAAGAGCGTTATCAAGGTGTTCGTTGACCTCTATCGCAAGGGCTACATCTACCGCGGACTTCGTATGGTGAACTGGGACCCCAAGGCTCTCACCGCCCTCAGCGACGAAGAGGTTGTATATAAAGAGGAACAGAGCCACCTGTTCAATCTGAAATATTATGTAGAGGGACTTGACTCGCTCGAGAATGAAGAAGAGCTCAAAGCCGAAGGAAACATCATCCACAAGGACAGCAAGGGCTACTATGCCGTAGTGGCCACTACCCGTCCAGAAACAATCATGGGCGATACCGCAATGTGTATCAACCCCAAAGACCCCAAAAACCAGTGGCTGAAGGGCAGAAAGGTGATTGTACCTCTTGTGAACCGCGTGATTCCTGTGATAGAAGACCGATACGTAGAGATAGAATTCGGTACAGGCTGTCTGAAGGTGACCCCCGCCCACGACAAGAACGATAACATGCTGGGCAAGACTCACAATCTGGAAACTATCGATATATTCAATGCCGACGGCACCATCTCAAATCAGTCAACACTCTACGTGGGCATGGACCGCTTTGAATGCCGCAAGCAGATAGCCAAAGATCTGCAAGACGCCGGACTGATGGAGAAAATCGAGGACTACACCAACAAGGTGGGCTACTCTGAGCGCAACCCAGACACAGCCATCGAGCCAAGACTCTCACTGCAGTGGTTCCTCAAAATGCAGCACTTTGCCGACATTGCCCTGCCTCCTGTGCTGAACGGGGAAATGCATTTCTATCCGCAGAAATACGTAAACACCTATAAGAACTGGCTGGAGAATATTCAAGACTGGTGTATCAGCCGACAGTTGTGGTGGGGCCACCGCATTCCTGCCTATTATTACGACACAGAGAAATTTGTAGTGGCAGAAACCGCTGAAGAGGCTCTGGAACTGGCTCGCAAGGAAAGCGGAAACGCTAATTTGCAGATGAGCGACCTGAAGCAGGACGAGGATGCACTCGACACATGGTTCTCATCATGGCTATGGCCAGTATCTCTGTTCGACGGCATCAACAATCCTGGCAACGAGGAAATCAACTATTATTATCCCACAAGCGACCTCGTTACGGGCCCAGATATCATTTTCTTCTGGGTAGCTCGCATGATTATGGCTGGCGAGGAGTATCTCGGCAAGTTCCCCTTCAAGAACGTTTACTTCACTGGTATCGTTCGCGACAAGCTGGGACGCAAGATGTCTAAATCGCTCGGCAACTCGCCAGACCCCATCGACCTCATCGATAAATTCGGTGCCGACGGTGTACGTATGGGCATGATGCTTTCGGCTCCTGCAGGAAACGATATTCTGTTTGATGAAGCTCTCTGCGAACAGGGTCGTAATTTCAACAACAAGATTTGGAATGCCTTCCGACTGGTGAAAGGCTGGCAGGTGGCAGAAGAGCCAGCCACAACAGCCAACAAGCAGGCTGTGAAATGGATGGACGCCATGCTGCGCAAGGCCAATGCCGAAATGGAAGACCACTTCTCAAAATATCGTATCAGCGATGCCTTGATGACCGTCTATAAACTATTCTGGGACGAGTTCTCATCATGGTATCTGGAGATGGTGAAGCCTGCCTATGTGGACGGCAAGCCACAGCCCATCGACAGCGAGACATACAACGCTACGCTTCGTTTCTTCGAAACGCTGCTGAAGATGCTGCACCCCTTCATGCCGTTCATCACGGAAGAACTCTGGCAGGCACTCTACGACCGCAAAGAAGGCGAGAGCATCATGCGCGACTGCCTCAAACTGAGCGGTCTTACTGCTGAAGACGAGCAGCTGATAGCCGACATCGAACAGGTGAAGTTAGTAGTTTCTGGCGTGCGCACCGTGCGTTCTTCAAAGAACATTGCACCAAAGGAGAAACTTCAGCTTCAGGCTATCGGCAGCAACCGTTTCGAGCACTACAACGACATCGTAAAGAAGATGGCCAACCTGAGCGACATCACCGTTGTGGAAACGAAGGATGCCACAGCCTCGGCCTTCATGGTAGGAACCGACGAATTTGCCGTTCCCCTCGGCACAATGATCAATGTAGAGGAAGAGGTGAAGAAGATGGAAGCTCAGATTGAGCATCTGGAAGGCTTCCTGAACTCAGTAAAGAAAAAACTTTCCAACGAGCGTTTCGTGCAGAATGCTCCAGAAGCCGTGGTGGCCTTGGAGCGTAAGAAACAAGCCGACGCAGAGGAAAAGATTCAGACGCTTCGCGAATCAATTGAGGCGCTGAAAAAATAA
- a CDS encoding OadG family transporter subunit: protein MNNIKLLLFTLLTAGSSAMWAQGAKNIKLNEVLTNNTQSIVDECGERTAWIELANTSFSSYNVRGMYITTNRKVLNPALSAPERIRMMSIIPNGDTRTQIGPRQHLLLYANSNPSAGKLHLTTPIQASEPVWIALYNGNGVELIDSVTVPVLAENQSYARQHKGWTIKASENVTPGIENFIEASESKIEKFKREDPHGVAMAIMAMSIVFACLALLWIFFSIFGAIMKHLETAKVIIHKQPIKPITKTVEKTIEIGHKTSVALQEGFDRKGIDMEVYMAVIGMAIRQYEDDVHDVESGIITIKPKDTGWDDEYSQMTHLHNPFLPLDHKAPNIPTTPELY, encoded by the coding sequence ATGAACAATATCAAACTACTGCTTTTTACGCTGTTGACAGCAGGAAGTTCGGCGATGTGGGCTCAGGGAGCCAAGAACATCAAGCTGAATGAGGTGCTCACCAACAACACGCAAAGCATCGTTGACGAATGCGGAGAAAGGACAGCTTGGATAGAGTTGGCCAACACCTCATTCTCATCCTACAACGTGCGAGGCATGTATATCACCACCAACAGAAAGGTGCTGAATCCAGCTCTCAGTGCTCCAGAGCGTATCAGGATGATGAGCATCATCCCCAACGGCGACACGCGAACACAGATAGGGCCGCGCCAGCATCTGTTACTCTATGCCAACTCCAATCCCTCAGCAGGCAAACTGCACCTCACTACCCCAATACAGGCTTCAGAGCCAGTGTGGATAGCCCTCTACAACGGTAACGGGGTGGAACTCATCGACTCTGTTACGGTTCCAGTACTCGCCGAAAATCAGTCCTATGCAAGGCAACACAAAGGATGGACCATTAAGGCTTCGGAAAATGTCACGCCAGGCATAGAGAATTTCATAGAAGCTTCAGAATCGAAGATAGAAAAATTCAAGCGTGAAGACCCACACGGAGTTGCAATGGCTATAATGGCAATGAGCATTGTATTCGCTTGTTTGGCGCTACTATGGATATTCTTCAGCATCTTCGGAGCAATTATGAAGCATCTGGAAACGGCTAAGGTCATCATTCACAAACAACCTATCAAGCCTATCACAAAGACAGTAGAAAAGACTATCGAGATAGGTCATAAAACGAGCGTAGCCCTTCAGGAAGGATTCGACCGAAAAGGTATTGACATGGAGGTATATATGGCTGTAATAGGCATGGCAATCAGACAATACGAAGACGATGTACACGATGTGGAGAGCGGCATTATCACCATCAAGCCTAAGGATACAGGATGGGACGATGAATATTCGCAAATGACCCATCTGCACAATCCTTTCCTTCCGCTCGACCATAAAGCCCCCAATATCCCAACAACCCCAGAATTATACTAA
- a CDS encoding putative transporter, translating to MDWLINLFTNSESVAHIALLYAIVIAVGVYLGKIKIAGVSLGVTFVLFAGIVAGHFGFTAPTPILTFIQDFGLILFVFMIGLQVGPGFFESFGTAGLKLNALATSMILLNIAVMFGCYYIFFDTSNPTSLPMMVGTLYGAVTNTPGLGAANEALSSVFGANAPQIASAYACAYPLGVLGIIGAIILVRYICKVKFEQEEAALEEQSGAKATQKPHHMHLEVTNKYLEGKTILQVHNFLNRDFVVSRILHDGHVSIPNRDTIFHLGDQMYIVCAEADYEAIVAFIGPVIEVNWDQQDQPLVSKRIVVTNPKINGKSFGDMHFSSVYGVNVTRVTRHGMDIFASPSLPLQVGDRIMVVGPEDAVDNVAHKMGNSIKRLDAPNIATIFVGIFLGIIFGSIPFIPAMPLMKLGIAGGPLIIAILIGRYGYKIKLVTYTTTSANMMLREIGLVLFLASVGIKAGAGFFETVMQGDGMLYVLTGFLITIIPILIVGPIARWKFKFNYFTIAGMISGTYTDPPALAYSNSICSKEAPAVGYSTVYPLAMFLRILTAQLIVLFFCG from the coding sequence ATGGATTGGTTAATTAATCTGTTTACTAATTCCGAATCGGTAGCCCACATAGCACTTCTCTATGCCATCGTGATAGCAGTGGGTGTGTACCTTGGAAAAATCAAAATTGCAGGTGTATCACTGGGTGTTACCTTTGTGCTCTTTGCAGGTATTGTGGCTGGTCACTTCGGATTTACCGCTCCCACGCCTATTCTTACCTTTATTCAGGACTTCGGACTCATATTGTTTGTGTTCATGATAGGACTGCAGGTAGGACCGGGTTTCTTCGAGAGCTTCGGCACAGCAGGATTGAAGCTGAATGCCCTGGCTACATCAATGATTCTGTTGAACATCGCCGTGATGTTCGGCTGCTACTACATCTTCTTTGACACAAGCAATCCTACCAGTCTGCCTATGATGGTGGGTACGCTTTACGGTGCCGTAACAAACACCCCTGGTCTTGGTGCTGCCAACGAAGCGCTGAGCTCAGTATTTGGAGCTAATGCACCTCAGATAGCATCTGCCTATGCCTGTGCCTACCCTCTTGGTGTACTCGGCATCATCGGAGCCATTATCTTGGTGCGCTACATCTGCAAGGTGAAGTTTGAACAGGAAGAGGCAGCACTCGAGGAACAGAGCGGTGCAAAGGCAACACAAAAGCCTCACCACATGCACCTCGAAGTAACCAACAAATACTTGGAGGGAAAGACCATTCTTCAGGTACACAACTTCCTGAATCGTGACTTTGTGGTATCACGAATTCTGCATGACGGTCATGTATCAATTCCTAATCGTGATACCATCTTCCATCTGGGTGACCAAATGTACATCGTGTGTGCAGAAGCTGACTACGAGGCTATTGTGGCCTTTATCGGTCCTGTTATCGAAGTAAACTGGGATCAGCAAGACCAGCCACTGGTGTCTAAGCGCATTGTGGTTACCAACCCGAAAATCAACGGTAAGTCATTCGGCGACATGCACTTCTCGAGTGTTTATGGAGTAAACGTTACCCGCGTGACCCGTCACGGAATGGATATCTTCGCTTCGCCTTCACTTCCCCTGCAGGTGGGTGACCGCATTATGGTTGTAGGCCCCGAGGATGCTGTTGACAATGTGGCCCACAAAATGGGTAATTCCATCAAACGTCTGGATGCACCAAATATCGCCACAATATTCGTAGGTATCTTCCTCGGCATCATATTCGGCTCTATACCCTTCATTCCGGCCATGCCGCTCATGAAACTGGGTATCGCCGGCGGACCGCTGATCATCGCTATTCTCATAGGCCGTTATGGATATAAAATCAAGCTGGTCACTTATACCACTACTTCAGCCAATATGATGCTCCGCGAAATAGGACTGGTACTCTTCCTGGCATCGGTAGGCATCAAAGCAGGAGCAGGATTCTTCGAAACGGTGATGCAAGGCGACGGAATGCTCTATGTGCTCACAGGCTTCCTCATCACCATCATCCCCATCCTGATTGTAGGACCTATAGCCCGCTGGAAGTTCAAGTTCAACTATTTCACCATAGCAGGCATGATATCAGGCACTTACACCGATCCGCCAGCACTGGCCTATTCAAATAGTATCTGTTCGAAAGAGGCACCTGCCGTAGGCTATTCAACGGTGTATCCTCTCGCCATGTTCCTCCGCATCCTGACCGCACAGCTCATTGTGCTCTTCTTCTGCGGATAA
- a CDS encoding sodium ion-translocating decarboxylase subunit beta codes for MWQFIAENFNEFLTYTGFANATPGNLIMILVGALFIYLAIKKDYEPLLLVPIGLGIILGNIPFRADAGLEIGLYEDNSVLNIFYQGVKQGWYPPLIFLGIGAMTDFTALLANPKLMLIGAAAQFGIFGAYMLALLLGFEPNQAAGIAIIGGADGPTAIFLSSKLSPNLMGAIAVCAYSYMALVPIIQPPLMRLLTTKNERIIKMKPGRQVSQTERILFPIIGLLMTTFIVPSGLPLLGMLFFGNLLKESGKTTRLAKTAGAALNDIVVILLGLTVGCSTQASEFLTLNTVFIFAIGAFAFMIATASGVCFVKLMNLFLPNDKKINPLIGNAGVSAVPMAARISNNLGLEYDRHNFLLMHAMGPNVAGVIGSAVAAGVLLGFLS; via the coding sequence ATGTGGCAGTTTATTGCAGAAAACTTCAATGAGTTCCTGACCTACACAGGGTTTGCTAACGCAACGCCAGGAAATCTCATCATGATACTTGTAGGGGCATTGTTTATCTATCTGGCTATCAAGAAAGACTACGAACCGCTCCTGTTGGTGCCCATCGGATTAGGTATCATTCTTGGCAATATCCCCTTCCGTGCCGATGCCGGACTTGAAATAGGTCTGTATGAAGACAATTCGGTGTTGAACATCTTCTATCAGGGCGTAAAACAGGGATGGTATCCACCACTCATCTTCTTAGGTATTGGGGCAATGACAGATTTCACAGCCCTTTTAGCCAATCCAAAACTAATGCTAATCGGTGCAGCAGCTCAATTCGGCATTTTCGGAGCCTATATGTTGGCCTTACTTCTCGGATTTGAGCCAAACCAGGCTGCAGGAATTGCCATCATTGGCGGTGCCGACGGTCCTACGGCTATTTTCCTCTCATCAAAATTATCTCCCAACCTCATGGGAGCAATTGCCGTTTGTGCCTACAGCTATATGGCGCTTGTGCCCATAATCCAGCCACCTTTGATGCGTCTGCTCACCACAAAGAACGAGCGTATTATCAAGATGAAGCCAGGCCGACAGGTTAGTCAGACAGAACGCATTCTCTTCCCAATCATCGGCCTATTGATGACTACTTTTATCGTACCCTCAGGTCTGCCTCTGCTGGGAATGCTCTTCTTCGGCAATCTACTGAAAGAAAGCGGAAAGACCACCCGACTTGCAAAAACAGCAGGCGCTGCGCTGAATGATATTGTAGTTATTCTACTGGGACTCACCGTAGGATGCTCTACACAGGCCTCAGAATTCCTTACATTGAACACTGTATTCATCTTCGCAATTGGTGCATTTGCCTTTATGATTGCGACTGCCAGCGGTGTTTGTTTCGTGAAACTAATGAATCTATTCCTTCCAAATGATAAGAAAATAAATCCGCTTATAGGCAATGCAGGTGTTTCGGCGGTTCCTATGGCAGCCAGAATTTCCAACAATCTCGGATTGGAATACGATCGGCACAATTTTCTGTTGATGCATGCAATGGGCCCCAACGTAGCGGGTGTGATAGGTTCGGCTGTAGCAGCAGGCGTTCTGCTTGGATTCCTTAGTTAA
- a CDS encoding biotin/lipoyl-containing protein → MKKYLYKVKGVDYEVEIAEVEGNIAKVNVNGIPFEVELQKPINAAKHPTMNHPKVEAQKLQATAPTQPSSASTAAPQPSAVNTANGMPVKAPLPGTITDVKVQVGQQVAVGDNLLTLEAMKMQNNIEAENAGKVIAINVKPGDTVMEGTVLMTIG, encoded by the coding sequence ATGAAAAAGTATCTATATAAGGTAAAAGGCGTTGACTACGAGGTAGAAATCGCCGAAGTTGAAGGCAACATTGCCAAAGTAAACGTAAACGGTATTCCTTTTGAAGTGGAACTTCAGAAGCCTATCAATGCCGCTAAACACCCCACTATGAACCATCCGAAGGTCGAGGCGCAAAAATTGCAGGCTACAGCGCCTACCCAACCTTCATCGGCATCAACGGCTGCACCACAACCATCTGCAGTAAACACTGCTAATGGCATGCCAGTAAAAGCGCCACTGCCAGGAACCATTACCGATGTAAAGGTACAGGTGGGTCAACAGGTGGCTGTAGGCGACAATTTGCTGACGTTGGAAGCCATGAAGATGCAAAACAACATCGAAGCTGAAAACGCCGGAAAAGTGATTGCTATCAACGTGAAGCCCGGTGATACAGTGATGGAAGGAACGGTGCTGATGACTATTGGATAA
- a CDS encoding response regulator transcription factor, with translation MEDKLKILLCEDDENLGMLLREYLAAKGFEAELCADGEAGFKAFLKTKFDICVLDVMMPKKDGFTLAQEIRAANAEIPIIFLTAKTLKEDILEGFKLGADDYITKPFSMEELVFRIEAILRRVRGKKTKESTVYHIGKFTFDTQKQLLSIGDKQTKLTTKENELLALLCSHANEILQRDFALKTIWIDDNYFNARSMDVYITKLRKHLKDDAQIEIINIHGKGYKLITPEEE, from the coding sequence ATGGAAGACAAGTTGAAAATTTTGCTTTGCGAGGACGATGAGAACCTTGGAATGCTGCTTCGTGAGTATTTGGCAGCGAAAGGATTTGAAGCTGAACTGTGCGCTGATGGTGAAGCTGGCTTCAAAGCTTTTCTGAAGACGAAGTTTGATATCTGTGTGCTCGACGTGATGATGCCTAAGAAGGATGGATTCACACTGGCTCAGGAAATACGCGCTGCCAATGCTGAGATCCCCATCATCTTCCTGACCGCTAAGACCTTGAAGGAAGATATTCTGGAAGGTTTCAAACTTGGTGCCGACGACTACATCACTAAGCCTTTCTCTATGGAAGAACTGGTGTTCCGTATAGAGGCTATCCTGCGTCGTGTGCGTGGTAAGAAGACTAAGGAATCTACCGTTTATCATATTGGTAAGTTTACTTTTGACACCCAGAAGCAGCTGTTGTCTATTGGTGACAAGCAGACCAAACTGACCACCAAAGAGAATGAATTGCTGGCTCTGCTCTGCTCGCATGCTAACGAGATTCTTCAGCGTGACTTTGCTTTGAAGACAATTTGGATTGACGACAACTATTTCAATGCCCGTTCAATGGATGTTTATATCACCAAACTGCGTAAGCATCTGAAGGACGACGCTCAGATTGAAATCATCAATATCCACGGTAAAGGCTATAAGCTGATTACTCCTGAAGAGGAATAA
- a CDS encoding sensor histidine kinase KdpD — MKKSTIWIISFVMGVAFLGLLLLQISHIEDMAKMKREQFDESVNRSLYQASRNLEMNETLRYLEKDVNEVERRAYTEDSVMIDGLDGSIRHAHHFSVSADDGTVYSAFELKTFQTKPATVPKAMIMRTDKNALAEANKTLQEIVRNRYVYQKALLDEVVYNILYTASDKPLKERVNFKLLDQDIRAELLNNGINLPYHFIVSTPDGREVYRCPDYSSEGEETCYTQTLFRNDPSSKMGVVRIHFPDMNSYIFSSIRFMIPAVAFTGVLLITFIFTIVVIFRQKRYSEIKNDFINNMTHELKTPISSISLAAQMLNDGAVTKSPAMMKHLGGVINDEAKRLRFLVEKVLQMSMFDRKTASFNKKELDLNELLEQISSSFNLRVSHTGGKIDLEIEAVDSAIYVDEVHFQNAITNLMDNAVKYRKPEQPIDIHIHTWNDGNRLCFSIADNGQGIKKENIKKIFDKFYRVHTGNVHNVKGFGLGLAYVKKIINLHGGEIRCESELGRGTKFIVNLPLMKMSEK; from the coding sequence ATGAAGAAAAGTACCATATGGATTATATCGTTTGTGATGGGTGTAGCCTTTCTTGGTTTACTACTATTACAGATTTCACATATAGAGGATATGGCAAAGATGAAGCGCGAACAGTTCGATGAGAGTGTGAATCGCAGTCTTTACCAAGCTTCACGCAATTTGGAAATGAATGAAACACTTCGTTATCTGGAGAAAGACGTAAACGAAGTAGAGCGTCGTGCTTACACTGAGGATTCTGTTATGATTGACGGTCTTGACGGTTCTATCCGTCATGCTCATCATTTTTCTGTCTCTGCAGATGATGGTACCGTCTATTCCGCTTTCGAGTTAAAGACTTTCCAGACAAAGCCCGCTACGGTTCCTAAGGCAATGATTATGCGAACCGACAAGAATGCGTTGGCCGAAGCAAACAAAACGTTACAGGAGATAGTTCGCAACCGTTATGTATATCAGAAAGCCTTGTTGGATGAGGTTGTGTATAATATCCTTTATACTGCCAGCGATAAGCCTTTGAAGGAGCGTGTCAACTTCAAGCTGCTGGATCAGGATATACGCGCCGAACTGCTGAATAATGGTATCAATCTTCCTTACCATTTTATAGTCTCTACTCCTGATGGACGTGAAGTATATCGTTGTCCTGATTACAGTTCTGAGGGTGAGGAAACCTGTTACACTCAGACTTTGTTCCGCAATGACCCTTCATCAAAGATGGGTGTGGTAAGGATTCATTTCCCAGACATGAATTCGTATATTTTCTCAAGTATCCGTTTTATGATTCCTGCCGTAGCCTTTACTGGCGTGTTGCTCATCACATTTATCTTTACTATTGTGGTGATATTCCGTCAGAAGCGTTATTCTGAAATCAAAAACGACTTTATTAACAATATGACTCACGAGTTGAAGACTCCTATTTCAAGTATCTCGTTGGCTGCTCAAATGTTGAATGATGGTGCCGTGACCAAGAGCCCTGCTATGATGAAGCACCTTGGTGGAGTGATCAACGATGAAGCTAAGCGTCTGCGTTTCCTGGTTGAGAAGGTATTGCAGATGTCTATGTTCGACCGCAAAACAGCCTCGTTCAACAAGAAGGAGCTTGACCTTAATGAGCTCCTCGAACAAATATCGAGTTCGTTCAATTTACGCGTAAGCCACACTGGTGGTAAGATTGATTTGGAAATAGAGGCTGTCGATTCAGCTATTTATGTTGATGAGGTTCATTTTCAGAATGCTATTACCAATCTGATGGACAATGCAGTGAAGTATCGTAAGCCTGAACAGCCCATTGATATTCATATTCACACCTGGAACGATGGAAACCGTTTGTGCTTCTCTATTGCCGATAACGGTCAGGGAATCAAGAAAGAGAACATAAAGAAAATCTTTGACAAGTTCTATCGTGTTCATACAGGCAATGTACACAATGTAAAAGGATTCGGATTGGGTCTGGCCTATGTGAAGAAGATTATCAATCTGCATGGGGGAGAAATCAGGTGTGAGAGCGAATTGGGGCGTGGCACTAAGTTTATAGTGAATTTGCCTTTGATGAAAATGAGCGAAAAATAG
- the mazG gene encoding nucleoside triphosphate pyrophosphohydrolase, giving the protein MHTREEKIEAFGRLLDVLDQLREKCPWDRKQTNESLRPNTIEETYELCDALARGDEHDVMKELGDVMMHLCFYAKIGEEKGTFDVYDVLRQQADKLIFRHPHIYHPSQVGKDSPKPLSECDECELEANEKGECATTTDTSKYSTANTAEQVLQNWEQIKLKEKDGNKRVLSGVPAALPSVIKAYRIQDKARNVGFDWQKREDVWQKVREELGELEEELKKEIPENATDAEKMAIRSRQEGELGDYLFSLINAARLYKLNPDNALEMTNAKFIRRFTYIEEHSIRVGKPLTEMSLEEMDALWNEAKKMEK; this is encoded by the coding sequence ATGCACACACGTGAAGAGAAAATAGAGGCTTTCGGGCGTTTGCTCGATGTTTTGGACCAACTGAGAGAGAAGTGCCCCTGGGATAGAAAGCAGACCAACGAAAGTTTGCGCCCCAATACGATAGAAGAAACCTATGAACTGTGCGATGCGCTGGCGCGTGGCGATGAGCACGATGTGATGAAGGAACTGGGTGACGTGATGATGCATCTCTGCTTCTATGCGAAGATAGGCGAGGAAAAGGGAACGTTTGACGTGTATGATGTGCTGAGACAGCAGGCCGACAAGCTGATTTTCCGTCATCCGCATATCTATCATCCAAGTCAGGTTGGAAAGGATAGTCCCAAACCGCTCAGCGAGTGTGACGAATGCGAACTGGAAGCCAATGAGAAAGGAGAGTGTGCGACGACTACAGATACATCGAAATATTCTACTGCCAACACGGCTGAACAGGTGCTTCAGAACTGGGAGCAGATAAAACTGAAGGAGAAAGACGGCAACAAACGTGTGCTTTCGGGCGTGCCAGCCGCTTTGCCTTCCGTGATAAAGGCTTATCGCATTCAGGACAAGGCACGTAATGTGGGCTTTGACTGGCAAAAGCGTGAGGATGTGTGGCAGAAGGTTCGCGAAGAACTGGGTGAACTGGAGGAGGAACTGAAGAAGGAAATACCCGAAAATGCTACCGATGCCGAGAAAATGGCTATTCGCAGTAGGCAGGAAGGAGAACTGGGTGACTATCTGTTCTCGCTGATCAATGCGGCAAGGCTCTACAAACTGAACCCCGACAATGCTCTGGAAATGACGAACGCCAAGTTTATTCGTCGCTTCACCTACATCGAGGAACATAGTATCAGGGTAGGCAAACCGCTCACGGAAATGAGCCTCGAAGAAATGGATGCCCTGTGGAACGAGGCAAAGAAAATGGAGAAGTAA